In Bacteroidia bacterium, a genomic segment contains:
- a CDS encoding LamG-like jellyroll fold domain-containing protein, protein MRITCYPLALCFSLIFFCGLHSGLFAQGGYTLDFDGASSYAELPYHAVLNPATNFSIECWVKVEGGAGTYRSPLTSRSFSGVSAGYLIYASAANEWEFWTGQNTASWDNLNSGITVSSEWTHLAGTFDGTTKRFYINGEEVATAAGNYTPNTTMPLRVGAGNTESTPDYYFPGKLDEVRIWSDTRTQAEIQANMYKSLTGSEANLEVYFKMSDGSGAVLTDNSANSNDGILYNSPEWKTSGAFAGPGMTLDFDGTDDYVQLPASILNLASPYTIESWIYPTDFTQIATWRRRVLFLAGTPKFSLAVYENQKIAFRSTYGPVTFTSADTIAGNTWTHIALVYDGSSFVLLINGEEATLNAGGMTNAGNGSYSAIGCTSNGEGPFQGQIDEVRLWDDARTPEEIRANMFRSLDGDEDNLVAYYRFDQQSNSTHTTLYDITGNGYNGTMTNMDAASDRVSASFFSTWIGSEDSDWSNGENWGRLAAPTTENVGIYGWAGNHIPASGDISARNFYVDAGVVINHSGNLTLSGDYYNAGTFSSTGIQSFSGSSRQNIRGTGTTTFGTFTINNPAGVRLFHDLTTTGSLTLTNGILSLNSQTLTLDDAAVVAGSPDGNRHVHATSGNLRKNYSGTGSFLFPVGDSTLYTPITLNFTSGLFASGYASVFLTPTKHPNNGSVNHFINRYWTVNSSGISSFLCDITAQYDDLDISGTESVLHGGKWNGANWISLGSVNDGANTIIGTVNSFSDFTAGEESTLLVEAQPNSQPEPSIAEANLFYPNPVKDNLTIISPEGFHTLVLINMEGKILYKTLLTEGEQILSLSGLPAGPYFLRIKDATGASTDHILLKE, encoded by the coding sequence ATGAGAATAACCTGTTATCCTCTTGCTCTTTGTTTTTCACTCATCTTTTTTTGTGGTCTGCACAGCGGCCTTTTTGCTCAGGGAGGGTATACGCTTGATTTTGACGGTGCCTCCAGCTATGCAGAATTGCCATATCATGCCGTTCTTAATCCGGCCACAAATTTTTCCATCGAGTGCTGGGTAAAGGTGGAAGGGGGAGCAGGCACCTACCGGTCGCCCCTTACTTCCCGATCCTTTTCCGGCGTCTCCGCAGGCTATCTCATTTACGCATCAGCCGCCAATGAGTGGGAATTCTGGACAGGACAAAATACGGCCTCATGGGATAATCTCAACAGCGGAATAACCGTTTCCTCAGAATGGACACATCTCGCAGGTACTTTTGACGGTACAACCAAACGATTTTATATAAACGGGGAGGAAGTCGCGACAGCAGCTGGAAATTATACCCCAAATACCACCATGCCCCTGCGAGTGGGGGCAGGTAATACAGAATCTACCCCGGACTACTACTTTCCGGGCAAATTGGATGAAGTCCGCATCTGGTCAGATACCCGCACACAGGCAGAAATTCAGGCAAATATGTATAAATCGCTGACAGGATCAGAAGCGAACCTGGAAGTTTATTTTAAAATGTCGGACGGAAGTGGCGCTGTCCTGACTGACAACTCTGCCAATAGCAACGATGGAATCCTATACAACAGTCCGGAATGGAAAACCTCAGGCGCATTCGCCGGCCCGGGGATGACATTGGATTTTGACGGAACCGATGACTATGTACAATTGCCCGCCAGCATCCTCAATCTCGCCAGTCCTTATACGATTGAGTCATGGATTTACCCGACAGATTTTACCCAGATAGCCACCTGGCGCCGGAGAGTACTATTTCTCGCAGGTACTCCCAAATTTTCCCTTGCTGTATATGAGAACCAGAAAATTGCCTTTAGATCCACTTATGGCCCCGTCACCTTTACCAGTGCAGATACCATCGCAGGGAATACCTGGACTCACATTGCCCTGGTGTATGACGGGAGTAGTTTCGTCCTGTTGATTAACGGAGAAGAAGCCACGCTGAATGCAGGTGGCATGACCAATGCCGGAAATGGCTCTTATTCGGCCATTGGCTGCACATCCAATGGAGAAGGCCCTTTTCAGGGGCAAATAGATGAAGTCAGGCTGTGGGATGATGCCAGAACCCCTGAGGAAATCCGCGCAAATATGTTCCGCTCCCTCGATGGAGACGAGGACAACCTGGTTGCCTACTACCGGTTTGACCAGCAGTCCAACTCCACCCATACCACCCTGTACGACATCACCGGTAATGGATACAATGGCACCATGACAAATATGGATGCCGCTTCAGACCGGGTAAGTGCTTCCTTTTTCAGCACCTGGATTGGTTCCGAAGACAGTGACTGGAGCAATGGAGAAAATTGGGGAAGACTGGCTGCGCCCACTACTGAAAATGTCGGCATATATGGGTGGGCGGGAAACCATATTCCTGCATCGGGCGACATAAGTGCCAGAAATTTTTATGTGGATGCCGGGGTCGTAATCAACCATAGCGGAAATCTCACTCTCAGCGGCGATTATTACAATGCAGGCACCTTTTCTTCCACAGGTATCCAATCATTTTCAGGCAGCAGTCGTCAGAATATTCGTGGTACGGGAACCACTACTTTTGGAACTTTTACGATCAACAATCCGGCCGGCGTAAGGTTATTCCATGATCTCACGACGACGGGCAGTCTTACCCTCACCAACGGCATTCTCAGCCTCAACAGCCAAACCCTTACCCTCGATGATGCAGCAGTGGTTGCAGGCTCGCCCGATGGGAACCGGCATGTACACGCCACTTCCGGAAACCTCAGAAAAAATTACAGTGGTACAGGAAGTTTCCTGTTTCCGGTGGGTGACAGCACCCTCTACACGCCCATTACGCTGAATTTCACCTCAGGGCTTTTTGCTTCAGGGTATGCTTCCGTATTCCTCACACCAACCAAACACCCCAACAACGGAAGTGTCAACCATTTTATCAACCGGTACTGGACAGTCAATAGTAGTGGGATTAGCAGTTTTCTTTGCGATATCACCGCACAATACGATGATCTCGACATCAGCGGAACAGAAAGCGTTTTGCACGGAGGGAAGTGGAACGGCGCTAACTGGATCAGCCTCGGTTCTGTCAATGATGGAGCCAATACCATTATCGGAACAGTCAATTCATTCTCAGATTTTACGGCGGGGGAGGAAAGTACCCTGCTCGTGGAGGCGCAGCCAAACTCACAACCGGAGCCATCCATCGCTGAAGCAAATCTGTTTTATCCCAATCCGGTAAAAGATAACCTTACCATCATCAGCCCGGAAGGATTTCACACATTAGTACTGATCAATATGGAAGGAAAAATTCTGTATAAAACCCTTCTGACGGAGGGTGAACAAATCCTATCTCTTTCCGGGTTACCCGCTGGTCCGTATTTTTTAAGGATAAAGGATGCAACAGGTGCTTCGACAGATCATATTCTCTTGAAAGAATAG
- a CDS encoding BspA family leucine-rich repeat surface protein translates to MEKVKSLLRPFLIIMFTLPVINAQATAFITTWKTDNAGTSSSTQITIPGTGTYTVEWVEVGVPGNNGSTSGTGSVTVNFPYAGTYQVSIPSGMTRIYFNRGGDRLKLLTIEQWGTLAWTSMNRAFYGCANLTYNAVDAPDLSLVTDMHGMFRECANFNGAIGGWDVSTVTNMSYLFTSCSIFNQNIGSWTVSGVSDMSYMFLWAPSFNQDIGGWDVGSVTNMTEMFDGANAFNQDIGSWDVSNVSGMAWMFRDAAAFNQDISGWIVSGAGNMTSMFSGCTNFNQDISGWDVSGISDLSYMFNGCTNFNQDISGWNVSNVYSMTNMFNGATAFDQNLGSWNISNIDMFGGMDGMLNNSGLSRTNYDNTLIGWEAQAVPDLTVDATGLIYCSGETARDALISNGWTINGDTKDCSVFPVEWLNFTAKPQSNTIRLDWGTANELNSDFFAIERSVDQKIWQTLGQVDAAGYSTNTQNYTYKDQQPLTGKTYYRIRQVDLDGSFSTSKIVETTFFSVEAVIYPNPVHNQIFIDIQKNTDASAVIIDMQGRIVKQFILNAAHNSIAVGDLPPGLYLLRVSNDPEWEKEMLVIKE, encoded by the coding sequence ATGGAGAAAGTAAAAAGCTTATTGCGCCCATTTTTAATAATCATGTTTACGCTGCCTGTGATCAATGCGCAGGCAACCGCATTTATTACCACCTGGAAAACCGATAACGCCGGCACTTCCAGTTCTACTCAAATCACCATCCCCGGCACGGGCACCTATACCGTCGAATGGGTAGAAGTCGGTGTACCTGGCAATAATGGCAGCACCTCAGGTACTGGCTCGGTTACGGTTAACTTTCCTTACGCCGGCACTTACCAGGTAAGTATTCCCAGCGGGATGACCCGTATTTATTTTAATCGCGGAGGCGACCGGCTCAAACTCCTCACAATAGAACAGTGGGGCACCCTGGCCTGGACCAGCATGAACAGAGCCTTTTACGGTTGCGCTAATCTTACTTACAATGCCGTAGATGCGCCAGACTTATCGTTGGTTACCGATATGCACGGGATGTTCAGAGAATGCGCCAATTTTAATGGGGCTATCGGAGGCTGGGATGTATCGACTGTTACCAATATGAGCTATCTGTTCACCAGTTGCAGCATTTTCAATCAAAACATTGGTTCATGGACAGTATCGGGTGTGTCTGATATGAGTTATATGTTTCTATGGGCACCATCTTTCAACCAGGACATCGGCGGCTGGGATGTCGGGAGTGTAACCAATATGACCGAGATGTTCGACGGAGCCAATGCTTTCAATCAGGACATCGGAAGTTGGGATGTCTCTAATGTAAGCGGCATGGCCTGGATGTTTCGGGATGCCGCAGCTTTCAATCAGGACATCAGTGGCTGGATTGTCTCTGGTGCAGGCAATATGACCTCTATGTTTAGTGGCTGCACCAATTTCAATCAGGATATCAGCGGTTGGGATGTTTCGGGTATATCTGATTTGAGCTATATGTTCAATGGCTGCACCAATTTTAATCAGGACATCAGCGGTTGGAACGTATCGAATGTATATTCTATGACCAACATGTTCAATGGCGCCACCGCATTTGACCAGAACCTCGGGAGTTGGAACATTTCCAATATAGACATGTTTGGCGGGATGGATGGTATGTTAAACAACTCCGGGTTATCGAGAACCAACTATGACAATACCCTTATCGGCTGGGAAGCACAGGCTGTACCGGATCTTACGGTGGACGCCACCGGGCTGATTTATTGCAGCGGCGAAACCGCCCGGGATGCACTTATCTCAAATGGCTGGACGATCAACGGCGATACAAAGGATTGCAGTGTTTTTCCTGTCGAATGGCTGAATTTTACGGCAAAGCCTCAAAGCAATACCATTCGCCTTGACTGGGGCACCGCCAACGAACTCAACAGCGACTTTTTCGCCATTGAGCGCAGCGTGGATCAGAAAATATGGCAAACCCTCGGGCAGGTCGATGCGGCAGGGTACAGTACAAACACACAAAACTACACCTACAAAGATCAGCAGCCACTCACGGGAAAAACGTATTATCGCATTCGGCAGGTGGATCTCGATGGTAGTTTTTCAACCAGCAAGATTGTGGAAACTACTTTTTTTTCCGTCGAAGCTGTCATTTACCCAAACCCCGTCCACAACCAGATCTTCATTGATATACAGAAGAATACGGATGCAAGCGCTGTGATAATTGATATGCAAGGCCGTATAGTCAAACAATTTATACTCAACGCAGCCCATAACAGCATCGCTGTCGGTGATCTTCCGCCAGGCTTGTATTTACTCAGAGTCAGCAACGATCCTGAATGGGAAAAGGAAATGCTGGTTATCAAAGAATAA
- a CDS encoding LamG-like jellyroll fold domain-containing protein: MKRLPVKLCYTHLLLILTGMVFLHTTMSAQAGYTLDFDGSSSYVEIPHDASFNIGSGDFTVEGWIKASGSGTTRTILDKDNMFGGSLRIGLTFGDKLECVTAISGDGDHTVTSAASIGAEWTHFAVLRSGSTLYVYINGLLDNSNAGGLYDFDNSESLFLGADYAFGGQYNIFSGKMDDIRIWSDARSQAEIQGNMYRTLTGSEANLVSWYQMSNGSGTTLTDNSDNANNGTLYNSPAWKASGAFAGPRMALDFDGVDDFVYAPLNCTASGTITLEGWFSFNSLSGQQNLMNVHQTANSDIRIVPYKTAANLIAFYVFDGSASYVTTSSYSITQTNTWHHLVFIYNSGTVYIYANGFLVGSATGQGSFSTGTTNLFSMGADYNGVGAGFYSNVKIDEVRIWSDVRSEAEIRTYKDQTLEGSEAGLLSYYRLDQQPDAGNSTTYDYSSSGHNGTLAYMTPASDWVSSAPFNTWIGSEDGDVTNTENWSRGAVPSTEDVAILAATGSNPPVLGNIYARNFFIDQASVYISVGNLILSGNFINLGTAILQGITFEGSAAQRIAGTGSHTFSSFAIDNSAGITQEANVTCTGTLYLTSGTLDFDGTTLYLEGVVNQTSGSLSGGTSANLLVENPSGTATSIPPVSLNNLSVNRNSGITMSGDVSVNGSLILVTGTLDLNSHTLSLGSSATVSGSPGSSTYILATSGTFRKDYSGAGSFLFPVGNAMAYSPITLNFTSGDFSGGYATVNLTASKHPNNISTTSYINRYWTVSSGGISTFSCDVSAVYDVADVAGSESSLHGAKYSDGSWTDLGAVTPASHLLTGTVTSFSDFTAGEEDAFPVEWLSFSAKPYQDKVLLEWVTATELNSDFFAIERSADQQSWNTLAQVSAAGYSHTAQNYSYEDIQPVSGITWYRLRQVDLDGSFDYSHVVEVHPLASISSIYPNPVNDQLTIDLPGQTPVTALLFDMQGRIVMEQKITSADHSLPVRNLPAGIYTLRLSDGQGWTQEMQVVKE, encoded by the coding sequence TTGAAAAGACTACCTGTCAAGCTCTGTTACACGCACCTTCTTCTGATTTTGACCGGAATGGTTTTTCTTCACACGACCATGTCTGCTCAGGCCGGTTACACACTTGACTTCGATGGAAGTTCTTCTTATGTGGAAATCCCGCATGATGCCTCTTTCAATATTGGTTCGGGTGACTTTACGGTGGAAGGATGGATAAAAGCATCCGGTTCGGGGACAACCCGCACCATTCTCGACAAAGACAATATGTTTGGCGGATCGCTCCGAATTGGCCTTACCTTTGGAGACAAGCTGGAATGTGTAACCGCGATATCGGGCGATGGTGATCATACGGTCACTTCCGCTGCCTCAATCGGTGCGGAATGGACCCATTTTGCCGTGCTGAGAAGCGGAAGCACGTTGTATGTATATATCAATGGACTCCTGGACAACAGCAACGCCGGAGGCCTCTATGACTTTGATAATTCGGAGAGTTTATTTCTGGGGGCGGATTACGCTTTTGGCGGGCAATACAATATCTTTTCGGGGAAAATGGACGATATCCGTATCTGGTCCGATGCCCGCAGTCAGGCAGAAATTCAGGGAAATATGTACCGCACCCTGACCGGCTCCGAAGCCAATCTCGTCTCCTGGTACCAGATGTCCAACGGTTCGGGGACTACCCTAACTGACAACTCTGACAACGCCAATAACGGAACCCTTTACAATAGTCCGGCGTGGAAAGCCTCCGGCGCATTTGCAGGCCCGCGTATGGCACTCGATTTTGACGGAGTGGACGATTTTGTATATGCACCACTAAACTGCACCGCATCCGGAACCATTACACTGGAAGGATGGTTTTCCTTTAATTCGCTCTCTGGTCAGCAAAACCTGATGAATGTTCACCAGACAGCAAATTCCGATATTCGGATTGTGCCCTATAAAACCGCTGCCAACCTGATTGCTTTTTATGTTTTTGACGGCTCGGCTTCTTATGTGACCACTTCTTCCTATTCTATTACCCAGACTAATACCTGGCATCACCTGGTATTTATTTACAATTCAGGTACCGTTTACATTTACGCGAATGGGTTTCTGGTCGGAAGCGCAACCGGGCAGGGAAGTTTTAGCACAGGTACAACCAACCTGTTTTCAATGGGCGCAGATTATAATGGGGTGGGCGCAGGTTTCTACTCCAATGTAAAAATTGACGAAGTCAGAATCTGGAGTGATGTGCGTTCTGAAGCCGAAATCCGAACTTACAAGGACCAAACACTTGAAGGAAGCGAAGCAGGCTTACTTTCCTATTACCGACTTGACCAGCAACCCGATGCAGGAAATAGCACAACTTATGATTACAGTTCCAGCGGACACAATGGTACCCTGGCTTATATGACACCCGCCTCAGACTGGGTCAGCAGCGCTCCTTTTAACACCTGGATCGGCAGCGAAGACGGAGATGTTACCAATACCGAAAACTGGAGCCGGGGCGCGGTTCCTTCCACAGAAGATGTTGCAATTTTGGCCGCCACTGGCTCCAATCCGCCTGTGCTGGGCAATATTTACGCCCGAAACTTCTTTATCGATCAGGCTTCTGTGTACATATCAGTCGGTAACCTGATTCTATCGGGAAATTTCATCAATCTGGGAACAGCCATTCTTCAGGGAATTACTTTTGAAGGAAGCGCAGCGCAACGCATTGCAGGCACAGGTTCCCATACTTTTTCCTCTTTTGCCATAGATAATTCTGCGGGGATAACCCAGGAGGCAAACGTTACCTGCACAGGTACCCTGTATCTTACCTCAGGGACACTTGATTTTGACGGCACCACCCTTTATCTCGAAGGCGTGGTAAATCAGACCAGCGGCTCACTCTCAGGGGGCACCAGCGCAAATCTACTGGTGGAAAATCCTTCGGGAACGGCTACCAGTATTCCGCCAGTTTCGCTAAACAACTTGTCGGTCAACCGAAACAGTGGCATCACCATGAGCGGTGATGTATCGGTCAACGGATCATTAATTCTGGTTACCGGTACGCTGGATCTCAACAGCCATACACTTTCCCTCGGGTCATCGGCCACAGTCTCCGGAAGTCCCGGCAGTTCAACCTATATTTTAGCTACCAGCGGCACATTTCGCAAAGACTACAGCGGGGCCGGCAGCTTTTTGTTTCCGGTAGGAAATGCGATGGCCTATTCTCCAATTACCCTTAACTTCACTTCAGGTGATTTTTCGGGTGGTTATGCCACAGTTAATCTCACCGCTTCCAAACACCCCAATAACATCAGCACAACCAGTTATATCAACCGGTACTGGACTGTTTCAAGCGGGGGAATCAGTACTTTTAGCTGCGATGTTTCGGCGGTTTACGATGTGGCAGATGTCGCAGGCAGTGAATCCAGCCTGCATGGGGCCAAGTATTCAGATGGTAGCTGGACAGACCTGGGAGCCGTCACACCCGCCTCTCATCTCCTCACAGGTACAGTGACCTCCTTTTCCGACTTCACCGCAGGAGAAGAAGATGCATTTCCGGTCGAATGGCTCAGTTTCAGTGCGAAGCCCTATCAGGATAAGGTTTTATTGGAGTGGGTTACCGCCACCGAACTCAACAGCGACTTTTTTGCTATTGAGCGCAGCGCAGATCAGCAAAGCTGGAATACCCTGGCTCAGGTCAGCGCAGCGGGTTATAGTCATACGGCTCAAAACTACAGTTATGAGGATATTCAACCCGTCAGTGGCATAACGTGGTATCGCCTTCGGCAGGTGGATCTCGATGGCAGTTTTGACTACAGCCATGTCGTCGAAGTCCACCCGCTCGCCAGTATATCATCCATTTACCCCAATCCGGTCAATGATCAACTGACAATTGATCTGCCGGGCCAAACGCCGGTAACGGCGCTGCTGTTTGACATGCAGGGACGAATCGTGATGGAGCAGAAAATTACATCAGCTGATCATTCTTTACCGGTCAGAAATCTTCCCGCAGGTATATATACCCTCCGGCTGAGCGATGGTCAGGGATGGACGCAGGAAATGCAGGTGGTAAAAGAATAA
- a CDS encoding LamG-like jellyroll fold domain-containing protein has product MDGTDQYVEIPYNASLNPTTTFSIECWAKIEGGAGTWRSPITSREVPGASNSRGYLLYAGTDDNWQFWTGSTGNNFSTLNSNVPVTNEWTHVAGTFDGSTLRIYINGILANSSAGTYTANPSRPLRIGAGATEGTPLFYFSGKIDEVRIWSDVRSQAEIQANMHKELEGSESNLVAYYSMSDGSGTTLTDNSSNTNNGTLTNSPTWKTSGALAGPRMALDFDGSDDHVNMGDVLENLGTVTMEAWVYWRGSAEAFSEIFTKNLINSFSITSTNNLHINFGDGSSWNAGVNSAKTIPTGTWTHLAATRDGDGLVKLYINGVLDANTATLSATGQNSDFRSIGCKYISSNTAIVGPFSGIIDEVRLWSSVRSEAEIRAYKDRTLEGNESNLVGYFRFDQQADAGNTTVYDYSSNGNNGTLTNMTPASDWVEATPFNTWIGSENSDWSNADNWGNASVPSTEDVGIFNWAGSNLPTSSNISARNFYLDAGITFSHSGNLTLSGDYYNAGVFTTTGTVTFSGTAAQAIRGTGTSTFGTMTINNSAGVTMEQDITTSTSLTLTSGALSIGANTLTINGAVSQTSGTLTGGSSSNITIGGAGASTSLSAVTLNNLTLNRANGVTLGGSVTVNGALGLTAGILDLNANTLTMGSAASVSGSPGNSSHIDARTGSLRKDYSGADAFLFPVGDGTVYSPITLNFTSGSFSTGYATVGLAASKHLNNNSTTDYISRYWTVSSSGISGFSCNVSAQYDDNDINGTESNIHGGKYSGGSWTDLGAVSTGSNLITGTVTGFSDFTGGEADAFPVEWLSFTGKPEEKTVLLEWITATELNTHFFAIERSEDQQSWNNLGKVTAAGTSSKPENYQFTDTQPIPGLAYYRLRQVDFDGKYQYSPTIAVNLYEGIISVYPNPVEDQMFVTISDNHPYELILSDIHGKFIMRRVVTPGTHPVSLAGLSPGIYYINIRNRFSRDYRQTVIKK; this is encoded by the coding sequence ATGGACGGCACTGACCAATATGTAGAGATTCCTTATAATGCGAGCTTAAATCCCACAACTACCTTCTCCATCGAATGTTGGGCCAAAATCGAGGGTGGCGCAGGCACCTGGCGCTCCCCTATTACCTCACGGGAGGTCCCCGGCGCAAGCAATAGCCGTGGCTATCTCCTGTATGCCGGCACAGATGACAATTGGCAATTCTGGACCGGTTCAACGGGCAATAACTTTTCGACGCTGAACAGTAACGTCCCCGTAACCAACGAATGGACGCACGTAGCCGGGACCTTTGACGGCAGTACGCTTCGCATCTATATCAATGGAATCCTGGCCAATAGTTCAGCAGGAACCTATACCGCCAATCCCAGTCGCCCTTTGCGGATTGGTGCCGGCGCGACGGAAGGTACACCCTTGTTTTATTTCTCAGGCAAAATCGACGAAGTCCGCATCTGGTCTGACGTGCGCTCCCAGGCCGAGATTCAGGCCAATATGCACAAAGAGCTCGAAGGCAGTGAGTCTAACCTTGTCGCATATTACTCCATGTCCGACGGTAGCGGAACCACCTTGACCGATAATTCCAGCAATACCAATAACGGAACGCTCACCAATAGTCCAACATGGAAAACCTCGGGTGCGCTGGCCGGGCCGCGTATGGCTTTGGATTTTGATGGCTCAGATGATCATGTAAACATGGGAGATGTATTGGAAAATCTGGGAACAGTGACGATGGAGGCCTGGGTATATTGGCGGGGATCGGCAGAAGCTTTTTCGGAAATATTCACCAAGAATTTAATCAATTCTTTCTCTATCACCAGCACCAATAATCTGCATATCAATTTTGGGGATGGTTCCTCGTGGAATGCGGGAGTGAATTCTGCAAAAACGATTCCCACAGGTACATGGACCCACTTGGCAGCTACTCGTGATGGAGACGGGCTGGTAAAATTGTACATCAACGGCGTGCTAGATGCCAATACGGCCACCTTATCGGCTACCGGGCAGAATAGTGATTTTCGAAGCATTGGCTGCAAATATATTTCTTCCAATACTGCCATCGTGGGCCCTTTCTCAGGAATCATTGACGAGGTACGGCTGTGGTCTTCTGTCCGGAGCGAAGCGGAAATCCGGGCCTATAAAGACCGCACGCTGGAAGGCAACGAATCGAATCTTGTGGGGTATTTCCGCTTTGATCAGCAGGCTGATGCGGGCAATACTACGGTTTATGACTATAGTTCCAATGGCAATAACGGTACGCTGACCAATATGACACCCGCCTCCGACTGGGTGGAGGCGACTCCGTTCAACACCTGGATTGGAAGCGAGAACAGCGACTGGAGTAATGCCGACAACTGGGGCAATGCTTCTGTTCCTTCAACTGAAGATGTAGGCATATTCAATTGGGCTGGAAGTAACCTACCCACTTCTTCCAATATTTCAGCTCGCAATTTCTATCTCGATGCAGGCATTACTTTCAGCCACTCCGGAAACCTCACACTCTCCGGAGACTACTACAATGCGGGTGTTTTTACGACTACCGGGACAGTTACATTCTCAGGAACTGCCGCACAGGCCATCCGCGGTACCGGCACTTCTACCTTTGGCACAATGACCATCAACAACAGTGCGGGTGTCACCATGGAGCAGGATATAACCACCAGCACGAGCCTCACACTGACCAGCGGCGCGCTTTCCATCGGTGCCAACACCCTTACCATTAACGGAGCCGTTTCTCAAACTTCGGGGACACTCACTGGCGGAAGTTCGTCCAATATCACAATTGGCGGTGCCGGTGCGAGCACATCTTTATCCGCTGTAACCCTCAACAACCTGACCCTCAACCGGGCCAATGGTGTCACGCTGGGAGGATCTGTAACGGTAAACGGTGCGCTTGGACTTACCGCAGGTATACTCGATCTTAACGCCAATACGCTTACTATGGGAAGTGCGGCCTCAGTCTCAGGTTCGCCAGGCAACAGCAGCCATATAGATGCCAGAACAGGTTCACTCCGAAAAGATTACAGTGGTGCAGATGCTTTTCTCTTCCCTGTAGGCGATGGTACTGTGTATTCGCCCATCACCCTCAATTTTACTTCTGGTTCATTCAGCACAGGTTATGCCACAGTAGGACTGGCAGCTTCCAAACACCTCAATAACAACAGCACGACTGACTACATTAGTCGATATTGGACCGTCAGTAGCAGTGGTATCAGCGGATTTAGCTGTAACGTCTCAGCGCAGTATGATGACAATGACATCAACGGTACGGAAAGCAATATTCACGGAGGAAAATATTCCGGAGGCAGCTGGACTGACCTGGGAGCTGTATCTACCGGAAGTAACCTCATCACCGGCACAGTGACCGGTTTCTCTGACTTCACCGGAGGTGAAGCAGATGCTTTTCCTGTCGAATGGCTCAGTTTTACCGGAAAACCTGAGGAGAAAACGGTTTTACTTGAATGGATCACTGCCACTGAGTTAAACACCCATTTCTTTGCTATCGAGCGGAGCGAGGATCAGCAGAGTTGGAATAATCTTGGCAAAGTCACTGCAGCAGGTACCAGCAGTAAACCTGAAAACTATCAGTTTACAGACACACAGCCGATACCGGGACTTGCCTATTATCGCCTGAGACAAGTAGATTTTGACGGAAAATATCAATATAGTCCGACAATCGCAGTAAATCTGTACGAAGGCATCATTTCTGTTTATCCCAACCCGGTGGAGGACCAGATGTTTGTAACCATTTCAGACAATCATCCTTACGAACTGATCCTCTCAGATATTCATGGAAAATTTATTATGAGAAGAGTTGTCACCCCGGGTACACATCCTGTTTCGCTTGCCGGATTATCTCCCGGCATTTATTATATCAACATCAGAAACAGATTTTCCCGGGATTACAGACAAACCGTGATTAAAAAATGA